The following proteins are co-located in the Enoplosus armatus isolate fEnoArm2 chromosome 10, fEnoArm2.hap1, whole genome shotgun sequence genome:
- the gpr101 gene encoding probable G-protein coupled receptor 101 has translation MPSSQAPGVGTNFTDVPWEPGVTGSSQDPVWSSTANSVVKMVLISLIVCVSLFGNVVVLLVFQRKPQLLHVANRFVLNLLLADLLQTILVMPFTIAATVPGVWPLDARLCQALVVLMHLFAFAGVNTIIVVSVDRYLAIIHPLSYPTRMTPHLGTNLIICTWVLSFLQSTPPLYGWGAIDFDRHHGVCSVVWSSSLSYSAVVSTFSFWLPVLIMLGCYWMVFRAARRQNALVHPIQTQSYSQPCPQDFQGPSSPQRQPQSQQTSSPDGPYSARGYPVRVRHRRFHYHCKAARVVFVIMASYILSMGPYSILNTISMSARAAVPPWLSSLALVLFFLQCCLHPYIYGYMHRSVRKEFLALLCGLFCKQGRPSQSSAVESCFTTTEGRFGAHSHVPSLTARVFPLRTWEECTTSSSPTCERKSRDSRKETTSTSISSERELTVHSKRST, from the coding sequence ATGCCGAGCTCTCAGGCGCCCGGTGTGGGCACGAATTTCACTGATGTTCCCTGGGAGCCTGGTGTCACTGGCTCCAGCCAAGACCCGGTCTGGTCCTCCACCGCTAACAGCGTGGTGAAGATGGTGCTCATATCTCTCAtcgtgtgtgtgtccttgtttggGAATGTGGTGGTTCTGCTGGTGTTCCAGAGGAAGCCTCAGCTCCTTCACGTGGCCAACCGCTTCGTCCTCAACCTCCTCTTGGCAGACCTACTCCAGACCATATTAGTCATGCCCTTTACCATTGCAGCCACCGTGCCGGGTGTGTGGCCCCTGGATGCCCGACTGTGCCAGGCTCTGGTGGTGCTCATGCACCTTTTTGCATTTGCTGGAGTCAACACCATCATAGTTGTGTCTGTGGACCGCTACCTGGCCATCATCCACCCTCTGTCCTATCCCACCCGCATGACCCCTCACCTGGGCACCAACCTGATCATCTGCACCTGGGTGCTCAGTTTCCTACAGAGCACGCCGCCCCTCTACGGCTGGGGGGCCATTGACTTTGACCGCCACCACGGCGTGTGCTCGGTGGTGTGGTCCTCTAGCCTGTCCTACTCCGCCGTGGTGTCCACCTTCTCCTTCTGGCTGCCTGTGCTCATCATGCTCGGATGTTACTGGATGGTGTTCAGAGCAGCTCGGAGGCAAAACGCACTTGTGCACCCCATACAGACACAATCCTACTCCCAGCCCTGCCCACAGGACTTTCAGGGACCTAGCAGTCCACAGCGACAGCCTCAATCCCAGCAGACCAGTTCACCTGATGGCCCCTACTCAGCCAGGGGTTACCCTGTTCGAGTTAGGCACAGACGCTTCCACTACCACTGCAAGGCAGCTCGTGTAGTGTTCGTGATTATGGCTTCATATATCCTCAGCATGGGGCCTTACAGCATACTAAATACCATATCCATGAGTGCCAGAGCAGCTGTACCCCCCTGGCTGTCCTCCCTTGCCcttgtgctcttttttttgcagtgttgcCTCCACCCGTATATTTACGGTTACATGCACCGTAGTGTGAGGAAGGAATTCCTGGCTTTGCTCTGTGGGCTGTTCTGCAAACAGGGCCGCCCCAGCCAGAGCTCTGCCGTTGAGAGCTGCTTCACAACTACAGAGGGACGCTTCGGTGCCCACTCTCACGTGCCCAGCCTGACTGCTCGAGTCTTCCCTCTGCGGACTTGGGAAGAGTGCacaacatcctcctctcccacttGTGAGAGGAAGTCGAGGGACAGCCGGAAAGAGACCACCTCTACCAGCATCAGCTCTGAGAGGGAGCTCACAGTCCACAGCAAACGAAGCACATAA